The following proteins are encoded in a genomic region of Oncorhynchus keta strain PuntledgeMale-10-30-2019 chromosome 6, Oket_V2, whole genome shotgun sequence:
- the LOC118373094 gene encoding metal transporter CNNM3-like, whose protein sequence is MVASLADLRFLLMILLLCGRIGDGACSQQAPRVLGLRLEDPEGRVYMKERIISAPQGASFKLRLFGSNLNGTWPWVAFAGARLGEAGAVGDAADPCGQETRRDTSAFQVTGEVTADEEYSGLIEVKVRDKSIMSLAAGDDANPTYHLCVLKSGSWVSVGPDRLRINNENGLPADDIPPWGVAALIVLLILVCGVLRTVNLSLLWLDPLELYVLHSCGSEEDKRAAKRLEPIRRRGNFLVCSLLFLCALGHSVLGVLLYLAVGSIAPAVFTSGFLIFLVSELVPHIVCSCYGFQLAPGLTWLAQVCMVLTCPLSCPLGLVLDLALRRDISTCGVRERAMEMIRTNVNDPYSEFVKEEFSRGALRSKTVEDILTPLKDCFMLSSTSVLDFSTMSEIMQSGYTRVPIYEEERSNIVEILYVKDLALVDPDDCTPMTTITKFYNHPLHFVFNDTKLDSMLEEFKKGNSALAIVQKVNNEGEGDPFYEVLGLVTLEDVIEEIIKSEILDESDGYIDMKVKRPLAPLEISLEPRSVHEEFSLFKLPEGEPKIRTSPQLLLATHRFLSREVEHFSPARVSEKVLFHLLRHPSVNQEVHFDPSNRLSADHYLYTRNHPVDYFILLLQGRVEVEIGKEGLKFENGAFTYYGVSALTAPTSGKTRYCRTHTSLPLPHSANLR, encoded by the exons ATGGTGGCCAGCTTGGCAGACCTACGGTTCTTGTTGATGATATTGTTGCTCTGCGGGAGGATCGGGGACGGCGCCTGCAGCCAGCAAGCCCCGCGCGTTCTGGGGTTGCGACTGGAGGACCCAGAAGGCCGGGTGTATATGAAGGAGAGGATCATCTCTGCGCCGCAAGGGGCCAGTTTCAAGCTCCGGCTGTTCGGCTCGAATCTGAATGGTACCTGGCCGTGGGTGGCGTTCGCTGGGGCTAGACTGGGAGAGGCCGGGGCGGTGGGGGATGCAGCCGACCCGTGTGGTCAGGAGACCCGCCGTGACACCTCCGCCTTCCAGGTCACCGGGGAGGTCACGGCGGACGAGGAGTACAGCGGGCTGATAGAGGTGAAGGTGCGGGACAAGAGCATTATGTCTCTCGCTGCAGGGGATGATGCCAACCCGACCTACCACCTGTGTGTGCTGAAGAGCGGGAGTTGGGTGTCAGTGGGACCGGACAGGCTGCGGATCAACAACGAAAATGGTCTCCCAGCGGACGACATCCCTCCGTGGGGTGTGGCGGCGCTGATTGTGCTGCTGATCCTGGTGTGTGGGGTGCTGAGGACTGTGAACCTCAGCCTGCTGTGGCTGGACCCTCTGGAGCTCTATGTCCTGCACAGCTGCGGCTCTGAGGAAGACAAACGGGCCGCCAAGCGCCTCGAGCCCATCCGGAGAAGAGGCAACTTCCTG GTGTGTTCCCTGCTTTTCCTGTGCGCTCTGGGCCATTCGGTTCTAGGTGTGCTGCTCTACCTGGCCGTGGGTTCCATAGCGCCCGCCGTCTTCACCAGCGGGTTCCTCATCTTCCTGGTGTCAGAGCTGGTTCCACACATAGTGTGTTCCTGCTACGGCTTCCAGCTGGCCCCAGGCCTCACCTGGCTGGCACAG GTGTGTATGGTGCTGACGTGCCCACTGTCGTGCCCACTGGGCCTGGTGCTGGATCTGGCACTGAGGCGTGACATCAGCACCTGCGGCGTGAGGGAGAGGGCCATGGAGATGATACGCACCAATGTCAACGACccctacag TGAGTTTGTGAAGGAGGAGTTTAGCCGTGGTGCGCTGCGCAGTAAGACAGTGGAGGACATCCTGACTCCGCTCAAGGACTGTTTCATGCTGTCGTCCACCTCTGTGCTGGACTTCTCCACCATGTCCGAGATCATGCAGAGTGGATACACGCGTGTCCCAATCTacgaagaggagag GTCCAACATCGTGGAGATACTGTACGTGAAGGACCTGGCTCTGGTCGACCCTGATGACTGTACTCCCATGACAACCATCACCAAGTTCTACAACCACCCGCTGCACTTTGTCTTCAACGACACCAAACTGGACTCCATGCTGGAGGAGTTCAAGAAAG GAAACTCAGCCCTGGCCATCGTTCAGAAGGTGAACAACGAGGGGGAGGGGGATCCCTTCTACGAGGTGCTGGGATTGGTCACCTTGGAGGACGTCATCGAGGAGATCATCAAATCAGAGATCCTGGATGAGTCTGACGGATACA TCGACATGAAGGTGAAGCGTCCTCTGGCCCCTCTGGAGATTTCCCTGGAGCCTCGCAGCGTCCACGAAGAATTCTCTCTGTTCAAACTTCCCGAGGGTGAACCCAAGATACGCACCTCTCCCCAGCTACTGCTGGCCACACACCGCTTCCTGTCCAGAG AGGTAGAACACTTCAGTCCAGCCCGTGTGTCAGAGAAGGTGTTGTTCCATCTGCTGCGTCACCCCAGTGTCAACCAGGAAGTCCACTTTGACCCCTCCAACCGCCTGAGCGCagaccactacctctacacacGCAACCACCCTGTAGACTACttcatactactactacag GGCCGTGTGGAGGTGGAGATCGGTAAAGAGGGCTTGAAGTTTGAGAACGGAGCATTCACATACTACGGCGTGTCTGCACTCACAGCGCCAACCTCAGGTAAGACACGGTACTGCAGGACACACACCTCACTACCATTACCTCACAGCGCCAACCTCAGGTAA